In the Streptomyces sp. 3214.6 genome, AGGGCCGCGGTGAGCCAGACCGCCAGAACGCGGATCTTGCGTTCCCAGCTGGGCACCGCGAGCACGTGATAACCCCGGTGCATCAGCCACGCCGGGAATCCCCTGATGACGATGCCCTTGTACTGGAAGATGCCCCGCCCCAGCCCCAGCGTCGCCACCACGCCCAGGCTGCCGTGCCGGTAGTTCCGGACTCGCCGCCCGCGCAGGTCGGCCACGAGGTTCCTGGCGAGACGTCTGCCCTGTCGCACGGCGTGCTGGGCGTTCGGCACCGTGCGCGCGCCCGGCACCGGCGAGGCCAGGTCGGGGATGGACGCGTCGTCGCCGGCGGCCCACACGTTCGGCACGGGCTCGGCGTCCGTGCCCACGCGTAGATCGGCGCGGGCCAGCAGCAGACCGCGCTCGTCGAGGGGCAGGTCCGTGTGGTTGTGCACGACCGGGTTCGCGGCGTTGCCGGCGGCCCAGACGATCAGCTCGGAGTCGTACTCCGCTCCGTCGGAGAGGACGACGTGGCCGTCCTCGGCGGACAGCAGTTGCGTGTTGAGGTGGACATGTGCGCCGCGGCGTTCCAGGTGGCGTACCACCCAGGCACCCGGCCGGTCGCTCACCTCGGGCAGGATGCGGCCCCGGGCCTCGACCAGGTGGAAGGACAGGTCGTCGATGCTCAGTTCCGGATAGGACCTGAGCATCGCGGTCGCCAGTGACAGCAGTTCACCGAAGCCCTCGACGCCGGAGAACCCGCCTCCCACGAACGTGACGGTGAGCAGCTTTTGCCGCTCGGGGCCGGCCGGCAGCGACGCGGCCTGGTCGAACGCGGTCATCAGCCGGTCACGGATCGCCACGGCCTCCTCCACGTGCTTGAGGCCGATGGCCTGCTGCGCGAGTCCGGGAATGGGGAAGGTGCGGGTCACCGCGCCGGCGGTGACCACGAGGATGTCATACCGAAGC is a window encoding:
- a CDS encoding NAD(P)/FAD-dependent oxidoreductase, translating into MREILIVGGGYAGFYTAWGLQKKLRSDEARVTVVDPRPYMTYQPFLPEVAAGSVEARHAVVSLRRHLRGTRLISGTVTGISNADRTVTVRPVRGDAYELRYDILVVTAGAVTRTFPIPGLAQQAIGLKHVEEAVAIRDRLMTAFDQAASLPAGPERQKLLTVTFVGGGFSGVEGFGELLSLATAMLRSYPELSIDDLSFHLVEARGRILPEVSDRPGAWVVRHLERRGAHVHLNTQLLSAEDGHVVLSDGAEYDSELIVWAAGNAANPVVHNHTDLPLDERGLLLARADLRVGTDAEPVPNVWAAGDDASIPDLASPVPGARTVPNAQHAVRQGRRLARNLVADLRGRRVRNYRHGSLGVVATLGLGRGIFQYKGIVIRGFPAWLMHRGYHVLAVPSWERKIRVLAVWLTAALTGRDLVSLASVQRPRDAFVTGGQPQDPSAGRAKEGSAP